The Mustela erminea isolate mMusErm1 chromosome 6, mMusErm1.Pri, whole genome shotgun sequence genome includes a region encoding these proteins:
- the CDCA3 gene encoding cell division cycle-associated protein 3: MGSAKSAPVTPARPPPHNKLLALVADPRSPSAGILRTPIQVESSPQPNLPAGEQLEGPDQAQDSDPRSPTLGIARTPMKTSTGEPSSPLVKQLSEVFETEAPRSNLPPEPVLPLEATSSSELDLPLGTQFSLEDQTPPCSQAELPSKQVFSKEEAGQPSETPMASQGSDKPSRDPETPRSSGSKHNRRKANGKVLGRSPLTILQDDNSPGTLAPRQGKRPSALSENARELKEGAILGTGRLLKTGGRVWEQGQDQDKENQHFPNLVEN, translated from the exons ATGGGCTCAGCCAAGAGCGCCCCGGTCACCCCCGCGCGGCCTCCGCCGCACAACAAGCTCCTGGCCCTGGTGGCGGACCCGCGTTCACCCAGTGCCGGCATCCTGCGCACTCCCATCCAG GTGGAGAGTTCTCCACAGCCCAACCTACCAGCAGGGGAGCAGCTGGAGGGTCCTGATCAGGCCCAAGACTCAGATCCCCGCTCTCCTACCCTTGGCATTGCACGCACACCTATGAAGACCAGCACCGGAG AACCCTCGAGCCCACTGGTGAAGCAGCTGAGTGAAGTATTTGAGACCGAAGCCCCCAGATCGAATCTGCCCCCAGAGCCTGTTCTGCCCTTAGAGGCAACTTCATCTTCTGAATTGGACTTGCCTCTGGGCACCCAGTTTTCCCTTGAGGACCAGACGCCACCCTGCAGCCAGGCTGagctcccctccaagcaggtGTTCtccaaggaggaagcaggacaaCCCTCAGAAACCCCCATGGCCAGCCAGGGCTCGGACAAGCCTTCAAGAGACCCTGAGACGCCCCGATCTTCAG GTTCTAAGCACAATAGACGGAAAGCAAATGGCAAGGTACTAGGGAGATCTCCCCTCACCATCCTACAGGATGACAACTCCCCCGGAACTCTGGCACCACGACAG GGTAAGCGGCCTTCTGCCCTGAGTGAAAATGCTAGGGAGCTAAAGGAAGGGGCCATTCTGGGAACTGGACGACTTCTGAAAACTGGAGGCCGAGTATGGGAGCAGGGCCAGGACCAGGACAAGGAAAATCAGCACTTTCCAAACTTGGTGGAGAACTAG